The Deltaproteobacteria bacterium genomic interval CAACGAACGCGTCGTTAAATCCAAATTAAACCCGGGCGATACTATTACGATCGGTCAGACTTCGTTTCGTTTCGAATTAGAACAGGAATCTAGGGTGAGGCATATCTCGACCATCTTTAAAGGTCGCGATCAACGCGGCATGACCGATACAAAAGTGAGCTTAGTAGACACCTTAATAGAAGGCGAACTTAAAGGGGTACAGACGGGCTCAATCGTACTCAATGTTACCTATGGTGACGGTTCTAAGGACGAAATCGAGCTTAACCAGCGATCGTTCTTCATAGGGCGCGCTTCGAGCTTCGCAAAGTTCGACCAAGACCCCGAGATGTCTCGGAAGCACCTCCTGGTGAAGGTCAATGATTCCGGTGAAATATTCATCGAAGATCAGGGATCGACAAATGGTTCCTTCCTGAACGGCAAGCGGCTCCAAGGTATGCACATTGTCCGCCCAACCGACGAAGTTCGCGTTGGGTCGGTACTTATCAGGTGCCGGGCGAAAACAACCTGACAGAGTTTTGGCGCTACCCTATAATTGGCACGTCGATGTTGTCCCACTCACCTGAGATCAGCCACCGGACGAGGCCAGTATGAACCATCCCGAAAAGACACCGGGATCGAATTTTATTCGTTCCATCATCAACGAAGACAATAAGTCAGGCAAGTTCGGTGGGCGAGTCCATACGCGGTTTCCGCCAGAGCCGAACGGCTACTTACATGTTGGGCATGCAAAATCGATCTGTCTTAATTTTGGCTTAGCTACCGAATACAGCGGTAAATGCAACCTGCGTTTTGATGATACAAACCCTGTGGCAGAGGACCCTGAGTTCGTCGCATCAATCAAGGCTGACGTTAAATGGTTAGGTTTTGATTGGGAGGAACGCTTATTTAGCGCGTCTGATTACTTCGAACAATTTTACCAATGTGCAGAACTATTGGTGCGCAAGGGTAAAGCTTACGTAGACAGTCAAAGTGCCGAGGATATTCGGTCTAATCGAGGCACGCTCACTGAGCCTGGTCGAAACAGCCCCTTCCGAGAGCGACCCATCGAGGAGAACCTCAGAATTCTCGTCGAAATGAGGAACGGTAAGCATGAAGATGGCGCTCATATTTTGCGTGCTAAAATTGACATGGCATCTCCCAATATCAACATGCGGGACCCAGCAATTTATCGTATCCGTCGCGCGGAGCACCACGCCACAGGGAACAAGTGGTGTATTTATCCCATGTATGACTTTGCTCACTGCATTTCTGACGCTATTGAGGGCATCACCCATTCCATCTGTACCCTTGAGTTCGAAGACCATAGGCCCCTTTATGATTGGTTTCTAGTCGAGTGTGAGTTTAAAACTCCACGACCACAGCAAATTGAGTTTGCACGCCTTGACTTGAGTTACACCGTGACAAGCAAACGTAAGCTAAAGGAGCTAGTCACCGAGGGCGTGGTCCGTGGGTGGGACGATCCTAGGATGCCCACAATTTCGGGTATGAGGAGGCGGGGCTACCAGCCGTCCGCTCTCCGTGATTTCTGCGAGCGCATTGGTGTCTCCAAGGCAGCCAATACAGTGGACATGGGCTTTTTAGAGTTCTGTGTTCGCGAGGATCTAGAGCGCTCAGCCAGGCGCGTACTCGGTGTGCTACAGCCAATAAAAGTTGTCCTTGAAGACTACCCAATAGACAAGGTTGAGTACCTCAATGCAGCTTATCACCCGCAAGATCCATCGCTAGGTAGCCGTCAGTTACCATTCGCTCGCGAATTGTACATTGAGTCTGACGACTTCGTGGAAAACCCGCCGAAAGGCTATTTCCGATTAGTGCCTGGCGGAGAGGTTCGGCTACGATACGGTTACATCATAAAATGCCGCGAAGTCATCAAGGACAGTAACGGTAGGGTGATTGAGTTGCGCTGCACCCATGATCCCGAGACCCTCGGCAAAAATCCGACTGATGGGCGCAAGGTCAAGGGCATCATTCATTGGGTTGCGGCTGCCCACGCCGTAACGGCTGAAGTCAGGTTGTATGATCGGCTCTTCAACGTCGCTAATCCTGGTGGCATTAAAGATGGAGACTACAAGGATCGTGTAAACCCCGACTCATTGAAGGTCCTTGCTGCTGCAAAATTGGAGTCGAGTTTAGCTCATGCTAATTACTCACAACGGTTTCAGTTCGAGAGGTTGGGGTATTTTTGTCTCGATCAGGAGAGCAGGCCAGGGAATCTGGTATTCAATCGAACGGTAACCCTCCGAGACTCCTGGACAAAAGAACAGAAGACTTAGTAGTCGCATTTTATAGAACTGACTCTTGAGCAAAGCCTCGTGATGCTATATGTTGCAGGGCGCTCATAAGTCAGCCAGTTGCGGACGTGATGAAATTGGTAGACATGCTGGTCTTAGAAGCCAGTGGGGTAACCCGTGTCGGTTCAAGTCCGACCGTCCGCACCAATACTGACCCATGGGCTCAAGATCCATTTCGCAATCGGCAAGATTGTCCAGTCAACTAATCAGAACTCATCGCCATGCGTGCCTAGCTCCTTTGCAATTCCAAAGGGTGACCCAGAATCAGTAAATATGGCCCAGGTCGCAGGAAATCTTGTCTTGAACTCGTCCCTAGTGCCAGTTGAGCAATAATAGCTATCAATCGTATTGGCATAAACGAGGTTAGCAAAAGCGTTAGGATCTTTGCGGCTAAAATCTTGCAATCTTTTATCTGTCATTAAGCCAGCAGCGGCCACATCTGTAAGCAGCCCCTTAGCGAGTCGCATTTTTTCCTGATTGAAGCCCTGCGCATAGGTCTGCCATTCGGCAGTTTTGAATGCCCCCGGCACACCATCACGAACCAGTCCCTGAATGAAAAACTCCATGTGCCAATAGGCAAACAGCCTAACTAAGCTAGACCTGATAACAATCGCCTCTGGACTAAGAACCATGCGGAGACCCCCCCCCGAGCCTAGCCAGCAGGAGCTTGGTCTTTTCGTATCGTTGACCAAAGGTTTTTCTGCATTTGTCAAAGGTGCGGCTCTGCACTCTTTTGCAGCGTCGCCAATTTCAATCCGACCTCGAAATACTTGAAAATATAGAGCCAAAAGTGGGCGCGGGATCGCCTCTAATGCACCTATGACCGCATTTTTAAGGGTGGAATCACCTGGACTGTTTATTGTCAGTGCACCAGCCAAGACTTCAGCTGATTTAGGCAATGCAGTTTGTCCATCGTAACTTAATCCGCATGGATGATTCACTGCCGCATCCTCGGCACCGACTACGTTATCAAGAGTCTTTACGGGTGAGCGTTTGGACTGAGCTGGTTTGCAGGCAACACCGAACACGACGATCATTAACGCCCAGACAAAGTTAGGATAGGATTGTCTAGAATCAAAAATCATAAACCACACCTCACCTTACTTGGGTTGGATTGCTGGTCGGCGAAGCCACAGTCGGTTGACCACCAATCAAGCTACCAAGTAAATTACCGAAACCTGACAATGTGCCGCCACCCCCTGAACCACCTGTAAATGCAGAGATCAGGTTAGTTACTGAACCAAATATCGCATTAAAATCACCACCGCCTTGGATAGTTCCAATCAAACTTGAGATTGCGCTCATGCCAGTTGTGAGACTGCCATTACCTCCAGCCGGCGAGGCCTGTGTAGGAGGCGGCAAATTGATTGATGATCCGGCACCAATAGTACCCGCTCCCATACTTCCTGTGCCGATTTGAGTGGCCGTCCCTTGGACAGGTGCCATTGCCCCGGATGGAGATGAGGTGCCAGGTTTTTTCTTTCCAGTCTCTGGAGGCGCCGGTGCTGGAGGAGTGCAGGATAAGGCTAATGAGTAAAAAGTAGCAAAGGTCATGCGTAACCAATATTTCATTTCATATTCCTCCGCCCTTCAACGATCCCTATAAACGAACGAGACATCAATTCTTCGGACGTGATTCCAACTTGTTTTAGGTGATCCGTGCCAATTACACCTAGTTCAAGAGCTCTGATAAAAAAGTTCAGCAACCCCTGGCCAGTTGCAGCATCATCAAACGTGCCCCCTATGGCTGTCGCCTGTGCAGCCTTGGCGAGGAAGCTACTTAGCCTCTGCATGGCTGATGGGAGGTATCGTAGGAAAAATGCGTAATGAGCTACAAGCCGAATACCGATTTGGTAGGGATGCAAATCCCACCCCTGATAAAGCCCTAGCTTTAAAGAGTTATGAACTGCGCGAAAACTTTGCTGCCAGGCGCGTTTAACTTGAGCTTCGTTTTCTATTTTCTGACCGACCGTTAAAGGGCGGGTTCCAATTTCACGGTGGACAGGCAGCGGTAAGATATTCGTTGCACCATCGGCCAGCCAAACGCGACTGCCATGTAACGACGCTTTCATTGATAGCAAAGCATAGATACAGGCGGGATGATCCATCGATTGATACTCAGCACTGACGTCCAGGGCCGCCGAATAGTCATAGGTGCCAAAGTGCACCCCCCGACATCGGCCCTGGGCTTCGCCGACTATACCTTTTAAAGGATTAGTACCATGCTCCGTCACAAGCGCTTCAGGACCTTCAACCATCAGCTCAATTCGGATGGAGCGACGAGCTAAAGAGAAACGTCCCTCTATCAATTCGAGGAGATCCGAAATTGCGCCCACTTGTATCTTGTGGGTAACCTTTGGTAGCGTCACAACGAACCCTGATGGCAGTACTCCCGAGGTCGCCTCAAGGAACTGCGTCATAAAAAGGTCCAAAGTCCGGATTGAGCGCTGTACCGTCTCGGGCAAAAATGCCTTCACTCGAATACCGAATGAGGGCGGCAAGAAATCCGCCTCCATTTCATGAGCTAGACAGGCGGCCGTCCTGATTGCATCTAGGTCTTCTTCTTCGCTACTCCTTGCCCCATAGCCATCCTCAAAATCGATCCTAAAATCCTCGATCGGTTTATGCCGCAAGCGGCCTACGACACTTTCGTAAACAGTAGACCACGGCGTTTCTCGATCTTCTTCTAGGTCAAGAATTGACACCAAAGCACGGTCACTGTCTACCCATGACGTAAAATGGCCCCTAGCCAAATCGCCCAATTTCGCCAAGGAGCCATTCTTGAATAGTTGAGCGCCACCGTACAAGGTATGGACCGGCTGGCTCAGGCCACCGACCTGGGCCAGAGCGACATCCACAGTTGGCACTTTATGTACTCTATTGCTGACGGCTGCGATCACCGCTTTATCGAAAGTTGGATCCATCCTGGCTCACTTGGCGCCCGATTACTCTACGTAATCCGGTGTGCTATGAAGATGTTATATAGCCACAATCATAACACTTTTTTGCGCCCCCAATGACAAAAAGCCGAGACTCAGCGTGGGCTGAATCTCGGCTTTTTGACTATCGCACGTGAGGATGGCGTCCCCAGGGGGATTTGAACCCCCGTCGCTGCCGTGAAAGGGCAGTGTCCTGGGCCAGGCTAGACGATGGGGACGTACACTACTCACACTCCCTGGACCTGGTGAGCCGTGCTGGATTCGAACCAGCGACCCGTACATTAAAAGTGTACTGCTCTACCAGCTGAGCTAACGGCCCGATCAAGGGAGTCGTCTTTCTACAGGGAGGGACCATTCGTGTCAACGCCAAAACCTAGAGGCGGTGATTTTTATGTGGAGGGCAGCGCAATTGCTTTTTCGTCTCCTATCGCCTAGACTTCAACCGATTTTTGCTTGCTCAATCGGGCATTTTTTCGACGCAAACTTTGAACTTGTTTGACTGGACCCGCTCATGACCGTCATAAAGCGAAGCCAAAAAGATACCACCAGCGATCTCATTACTGCTATTGATGTGCTGATCCCACTACTTCGCGATCAAAAAGAAGACGATGCAATTGGTGTATTAGCGTTGGCGGCTAAAACACTCCGATCAGCAAAGCCCCAGAGCGCTGAGCACCGGCAAGCCGTCGCCGATGTTGTTGATGCTTTCGAGGGGGATCATGAGCTCATATCCTACACTTTTCAACGTGACAACGGCACGCAATGGACTGAGGTGGAGGAGCTATCTCAGGCTAGTGCACGAGTTTTGAGCCTAGCGCGACGTATGCAGTAACGGATGATGCCCCTGATTGAATCAACCAATGTCTTTGGAGTGGTTCGATTAGCCATCTATGGATTGGCCGTCTACAACTCTGTTAAGATCGTTAGCAATAGGGCGTCACCTGGGGCCTCAATCGCATGGCTTTTGCTACATGCGGTGGTACCCTTTGTGGCAGTTCCAGCCTACCTGCTGATTGGTGACTATAGAATTAAGGGATATGTGCGGCGCCACCGCGCCAGCCAGCAGCAGCTAGCTGATGCTGGTGCCTTAATGTTGCCAGAGGCGCCTCCTGACCCAGCTACTTTGCCGGCGGAGATTCGAAATACCTATCGAATTTTTTCCACTGTATTGCGTCAATTCGGCACTGTATTCGAACCTCAGAGAGGGTATGCAACACTGCTGGTTGACGGCAAAGACACATTTACATCGATATTCCAAGCTATCTCGGCAGCTAAATCCTATGTGATGGTTCAGTACTACATACTGCGCTCGGACCGGCTTGGCCTTGAATTAAAGCGGCTTCTGATCTCAAAAGCAAGGTCAGGGGTTGCTGTCTACATGCTCTACGATGACATGGGCAGCTTTTGGTTATCCAAGGACTACCTGCGTGACCTTCAAAAGGCAGGGGTCAATGTCGAGCGATTTTTGCCAATCCTCATTTTCAAGCGATTTTTCCAAATGAATTTTCGCAACCATCGTAAACTTGTCATTGTTGACGGCGAAATCGCGTTCACTGGTGGCCTTAATGTTGGCGAAGAATATGCAGCGAAAAAATCCCGAAAAACAAGACTTCGCTATTGGCGGGATACCCACGTACAGATCCAGGGCGCTCCAGTTACGCAGCTAGAAGATGTTTTTCTTGAAGACTGGTATTTTGCAACCGGACAACAGCTAAAGCTGCAGACTGCCAAGGCCTCTTTAAATGTTGAAGACCATGCTACACAAGATCGAAGTATAGTCCAGATTGTCCCTACAGGCCCTACAGATGAGACCGTCGTTAGCTTACTATTTATTCTTCAATTAACAAATTTAGCTGAAAGGCGTCTCTGGCTCGCTTCTCCATATTTTGTGCCTGACCCGGCCATCATGCACGCTCTGGAATTGGCTGCCTTGCGAGGCGTCGATGTGCGCTTAATGTTACCTTATCGCTCCGATAATGCGTTTGTTCACTGGGTTTCACTCTCCTATGCTTCCGAGCTTCAATCGCGTGGAATCAAAGTTTTACTTTTCACCGCTGGCTTCATGCACCAAAAGGCAATTTTGGTCGATGACTCTTTGGCTGCGATTGGCACCATGAATCTCGATAACAGGGCCCTATATTTGAACTTCGAGACTATGGTTCTATTCCATGGTAAAGCCTTTAATCAGCGCGTGGCGAAGATGCTTGAGAAGGACTTCCAGTCCTGCCGCGAGCTGACTAGACCAACAAAACCTCTGAAAAGGGCTGTCGCTGCGCTTCGCGGAAACGTTGCCAGACTTCTGGCACCTGTACTTTAGCTCCCTCAGGGGTATCAAACGGAGCTCGACAATGACTATGTCAGTCAAAATTCGCTACTTCGCCTTACTTAAGGACTTAGTTGGGCATTCTGAGGAATCCCTTCTAGTTCCTACTGGGTCCACTGCTGGAGATTTATATCTAAAATTAGCTGGAAAATATGCGTTCCCCTTGGCGTTAACAGACGTCCGCGTCGCCGTTAATGATGAGTTCACGACTGCGTCACATCCACTAAAAGCAAATGACTTCATAGTTTTCATACCACCTGTCGCTGGAGGTTAGCATGGAACTCGACCACCTATCTGGTCACATAAGCTGCTCCATTAGCCCCGAACCTATCGATTCAACCGTGCATCGGCGTAGCTTGCCATTAACAGGTTCGGCTGGTGGCTTTGTGTGTTTCGAGGGATTAGTAAGGAACGTCAATCATGGCAAATCGGTCTTTCGGCTAGATTATGAGGTATACGAAGTTCTCGCACTCAAGGAAATGCGACGCATTGCTGCACAAGCTATGACCGACTTTCAGCTCTTTAGTGTGCGAATGTGGCATCGATCGGGATCACTCTGCATCGGTGAAACCGCCGTATACATCGACGTCCTATCACGTCATAGGGCCGAAGCATTCCGCGGCTGTAGGTTTGTGATCGATGCCATCAAGCAGCGCGTTCCCATTTGGAAAAAAGAATACTACGATGATGGGACTGTGACCTGGAGTCAGTGCCATGAACATACGATTGAACCGGCACTTTGAGGAGATTTGGGGCTAATGGCTAGAGAGATCTATAAGGGTGAGATCGAATCCCTTCTGGCTGATGGTGCTCTGTTAGTAGATGTCCGTGAGGGATTGGAGCATGGGCGGGACGAGGGTATACCGGGACACACCCATGTGCCTCTGTCACAGATAAACGAACTTCGGTCGCAGTTAGTGGTTCCAAGGCCAGTTATTTTTTATTGTAGGTCAGGACTTCTGAGTTTCCAGGCAGCTACGATCGTTGCAAATTGGACTGAGCAGCCTGTTTACTACCTGGCTGGCGGATTAGTCAGCTATGTTAATGCATAATTACACCCTAGCGATTCTCTGTGGGGGAATGTCCAGTCGCCTTGGCAGTGACAAGGGACTCTACCGTCCTCCGGGGGAAGACAGCTTGATCGTCCGGACATTGAGATTGTTGGGTAGACAGGCAACCGAAGTACTACTTGTTTGCCATGACCCGGCGCAGAAAAGTCATTACGAAACCGAACTCTCTTTGTGCGCCGTCAAACCACGAACCTCGCCGTTGAGGATAGTGACAGACCAATCTGCAATTGACTCGATAATCCCGAGATCTGCCCTCACCGGCATTGCTACGGCACTGATCCACGCAAAAAACCCGCGGGTGTTGGTGGTTGCCATCGACCAGTTAGGAGTGCGTCAACGCCATTTACTAAGACTACTCCAGGCAGCTGGTCCTATG includes:
- a CDS encoding FHA domain-containing protein, yielding MASKNPNEDLRGVLHALSSTTPGEVIKLRRDATIFGREKGDIIVNDHEISSTHCQIQNINGSYHLFDMNSTNGTFVNNERVVKSKLNPGDTITIGQTSFRFELEQESRVRHISTIFKGRDQRGMTDTKVSLVDTLIEGELKGVQTGSIVLNVTYGDGSKDEIELNQRSFFIGRASSFAKFDQDPEMSRKHLLVKVNDSGEIFIEDQGSTNGSFLNGKRLQGMHIVRPTDEVRVGSVLIRCRAKTT
- a CDS encoding glutamine--tRNA ligase/YqeY domain fusion protein, which encodes MNHPEKTPGSNFIRSIINEDNKSGKFGGRVHTRFPPEPNGYLHVGHAKSICLNFGLATEYSGKCNLRFDDTNPVAEDPEFVASIKADVKWLGFDWEERLFSASDYFEQFYQCAELLVRKGKAYVDSQSAEDIRSNRGTLTEPGRNSPFRERPIEENLRILVEMRNGKHEDGAHILRAKIDMASPNINMRDPAIYRIRRAEHHATGNKWCIYPMYDFAHCISDAIEGITHSICTLEFEDHRPLYDWFLVECEFKTPRPQQIEFARLDLSYTVTSKRKLKELVTEGVVRGWDDPRMPTISGMRRRGYQPSALRDFCERIGVSKAANTVDMGFLEFCVREDLERSARRVLGVLQPIKVVLEDYPIDKVEYLNAAYHPQDPSLGSRQLPFARELYIESDDFVENPPKGYFRLVPGGEVRLRYGYIIKCREVIKDSNGRVIELRCTHDPETLGKNPTDGRKVKGIIHWVAAAHAVTAEVRLYDRLFNVANPGGIKDGDYKDRVNPDSLKVLAAAKLESSLAHANYSQRFQFERLGYFCLDQESRPGNLVFNRTVTLRDSWTKEQKT
- a CDS encoding phosphoenolpyruvate kinase: MDPTFDKAVIAAVSNRVHKVPTVDVALAQVGGLSQPVHTLYGGAQLFKNGSLAKLGDLARGHFTSWVDSDRALVSILDLEEDRETPWSTVYESVVGRLRHKPIEDFRIDFEDGYGARSSEEEDLDAIRTAACLAHEMEADFLPPSFGIRVKAFLPETVQRSIRTLDLFMTQFLEATSGVLPSGFVVTLPKVTHKIQVGAISDLLELIEGRFSLARRSIRIELMVEGPEALVTEHGTNPLKGIVGEAQGRCRGVHFGTYDYSAALDVSAEYQSMDHPACIYALLSMKASLHGSRVWLADGATNILPLPVHREIGTRPLTVGQKIENEAQVKRAWQQSFRAVHNSLKLGLYQGWDLHPYQIGIRLVAHYAFFLRYLPSAMQRLSSFLAKAAQATAIGGTFDDAATGQGLLNFFIRALELGVIGTDHLKQVGITSEELMSRSFIGIVEGRRNMK
- the cls gene encoding cardiolipin synthase — its product is MMPLIESTNVFGVVRLAIYGLAVYNSVKIVSNRASPGASIAWLLLHAVVPFVAVPAYLLIGDYRIKGYVRRHRASQQQLADAGALMLPEAPPDPATLPAEIRNTYRIFSTVLRQFGTVFEPQRGYATLLVDGKDTFTSIFQAISAAKSYVMVQYYILRSDRLGLELKRLLISKARSGVAVYMLYDDMGSFWLSKDYLRDLQKAGVNVERFLPILIFKRFFQMNFRNHRKLVIVDGEIAFTGGLNVGEEYAAKKSRKTRLRYWRDTHVQIQGAPVTQLEDVFLEDWYFATGQQLKLQTAKASLNVEDHATQDRSIVQIVPTGPTDETVVSLLFILQLTNLAERRLWLASPYFVPDPAIMHALELAALRGVDVRLMLPYRSDNAFVHWVSLSYASELQSRGIKVLLFTAGFMHQKAILVDDSLAAIGTMNLDNRALYLNFETMVLFHGKAFNQRVAKMLEKDFQSCRELTRPTKPLKRAVAALRGNVARLLAPVL
- a CDS encoding MoaD/ThiS family protein, producing MTMSVKIRYFALLKDLVGHSEESLLVPTGSTAGDLYLKLAGKYAFPLALTDVRVAVNDEFTTASHPLKANDFIVFIPPVAGG
- a CDS encoding molybdenum cofactor biosynthesis protein MoaE codes for the protein MELDHLSGHISCSISPEPIDSTVHRRSLPLTGSAGGFVCFEGLVRNVNHGKSVFRLDYEVYEVLALKEMRRIAAQAMTDFQLFSVRMWHRSGSLCIGETAVYIDVLSRHRAEAFRGCRFVIDAIKQRVPIWKKEYYDDGTVTWSQCHEHTIEPAL
- a CDS encoding rhodanese-like domain-containing protein, with amino-acid sequence MAREIYKGEIESLLADGALLVDVREGLEHGRDEGIPGHTHVPLSQINELRSQLVVPRPVIFYCRSGLLSFQAATIVANWTEQPVYYLAGGLVSYVNA